A DNA window from Porites lutea chromosome 6, jaPorLute2.1, whole genome shotgun sequence contains the following coding sequences:
- the LOC140941757 gene encoding tryptophanase-like, protein MEEHKFTTFFEPFRIKSIEKLKTTTRDERMKYLKQANYNLYLLDSDNILIDLLTDSGTGAMSSEQWAAVMIGDESYAGSPSYRKFEAVVEEIFGYRHVIPTHQGRAAERILFRCAVKEDNVVPNNAHFATTMANIEAQGAKAINFLTPEAMEPSTDVPFKGNMNIEKLKQTITKCRDKIPLVMITITNNMVGGEPVSMENIKAVSKICRAHGIPLFFDACRFAENAWFIKIKEEGYANRTPKEIAREIFSYGDGCTMSAKKDGLANIGGFLAVNDEELAAKCRKELLITEGFTTYGGLAGRDLEAIAVGLNEVVEEDYLRYQIGYVKFLADLLVQNHVPIVTPPGGHAVYIDAGAMLPHIPREQFPAWALGCALYMEGGIRGAEVGAVMLGSHEKQETEKLENGNGVDEGAFGDDYEHEELFRLAIPRRTYTESHLRYVAEVCAHVYKNRAKVCGYQITWEPPMLRHFTAHLEPLPLPFKAPEESTQVSHRPTRKVSTGQGLRRRKNSLMQFS, encoded by the exons ATGGAAGAACACAAATTCACAACGTTTTTCGAGCCTTTCAGGATCAAATCCATAGAGAAACTAAAGACAACAACACGAGACGAACGAATGAAGTATCTAAAACAAGCTAATTACAACTTGTATCTCTTGGACTCGGACAACATCTTGATTGACCTGCTAACAGACTCAGGGACTGGAGCGATGTCTTCTGAACAGTGGGCTGCGGTTATGATTGGAGATGAGTCGTATGCTGGCTCTCCGAGTTACCGGAAGTTTGAAGCTGTGGTCGAGGAAATCTTTGGATATCGTCACGTGATCCCTACGCACCAAGGGCGCGCGGCAGAGCGCATTCTTTTCAGGTGCGCAGTGAAAGAAGACAATGTCGTTCCAAACAACGCACATTTTGCGACAACCATGGCGAACATCGAAGCCCAAGGTGCAAAGGCGATTAATTTTTTGACTCCTGAGGCTATGGAGCCCAGTACAGATGTGCCATTTAAAGGAAATATGAACATCGAAAAGCTGAAACAGACAATCACAAAGTGTCGAGATAAAATTCCACTTGTTATGATAACCATTACAAATAATATGGTGGGCGGTGAGCCAGTCAGCATGGAGAATATAAAGGCGGTGTCTAAAATTTGTCGCGCACACGGTATTCCGTTGTTTTTTGATGCCTGCCGCTTCGCTGAAAATGCTTGGTTCATAAAGATCAAAGAAGAAGGTTATGCGAACCGCACACCGAAAGAAATCGCGCGAGAGATTTTCTCTTACGGCGATGGCTGCACTATGTCGGCGAAGAAGGATGGCCTGGCCAATATCGGCGGGTTTTTGGCAGTCAACGACGAAGAGCTTGCTGCAAAATGCCGCAAGGAGCTGTTGATAACCGAAGGATTCACCACTTATGGCGGCTTAGCAGGACGCGACTTGGAAGCGATTGCAGTAGGTTTGAATGAAGTGGTTGAAGAAGATTACCTGCGCTATCAAATCGGATATGTTAAGTTCCTGGCGGATTTACTCGTCCAGAACCACGTGCCCATTGTGACCCCACCCGGTGGTCACGCGGTGTATATCGACGCAGGCGCAATGCTTCCGCACATTCCCCGCGAACAGTTCCCCGCGTGGGCTCTTGGCTGCGCgctttacatggagggagggaTCCGTGGGGCGGAAGTTGGTGCCGTGATGTTAGGAAGTCACGAGAAGCAGGAAAcggaaaaattggaaaatggaAATGGCGTTGATGAAGGCGCCTTCGGAGACGATTATGAACACGAAGAATTGTTTCGCCTGGCTATTCCCCGCCGTACATACACTGAGTCTCATTTAAG GTATGTCGCTGAAGTCTGTGCGCATGTGTACAAGAACCGCGCAAAGGTTTGTGGTTACCAAATCACGTGGGAGCCACCTATGTTACGTCATTTCACTGCCCACCTGGAGCCTCTTCCTCTTCCATTTAAAGCACCAGAAGAATCCACTCAAGTTAGCCATCGACCAACCAGAAAAGTGTCCACGGGTCAGGGATTAAGGCGAAGAAAGAATTCCTTGATGCAATTTAGCTGA